A genomic region of Candidatus Eisenbacteria bacterium contains the following coding sequences:
- a CDS encoding methyltransferase domain-containing protein: MPIRRADIQRQFASTAPGYAASAVHAHGATLRDLLELADVQVGDWVLDLATGTGHSAMAMPGGASAVVGLDLTLSMMREGRRMASERGLGYLRFVAGDAGQLPFADASFERVVSRIAPHHFLDIRAALREAARVLTPGGRLAVVDNVAPGHRETDEYIDALERLHDPTHVRCYSSAEWRAMCEGAGLEVLEVRDPIYDAVRGRSMGEWAARAHCDASVVGRLRDLMVDSPPRVREALRIRVEPDDVYFDMPRVGLAARKK; this comes from the coding sequence GTGCCCATCCGGCGGGCCGACATCCAGCGCCAGTTCGCCTCCACCGCACCCGGCTACGCGGCCAGCGCGGTGCATGCGCACGGCGCCACGCTGCGGGACCTGCTGGAGCTGGCCGATGTCCAGGTGGGTGACTGGGTGCTGGATCTGGCCACCGGTACCGGGCACTCGGCGATGGCCATGCCCGGGGGCGCCAGCGCGGTGGTGGGCCTGGACCTGACGCTGTCCATGATGCGCGAGGGCCGCCGCATGGCCTCGGAGAGAGGCCTGGGGTACCTGCGCTTCGTGGCCGGCGACGCCGGGCAGCTGCCCTTCGCCGACGCCTCGTTCGAGCGCGTGGTGAGCCGCATCGCGCCGCACCACTTTCTGGACATCCGCGCCGCGCTGCGCGAGGCGGCCCGGGTGCTCACGCCGGGCGGGCGGCTGGCGGTGGTGGATAACGTGGCCCCGGGCCACCGGGAGACCGACGAGTACATTGACGCGCTGGAGCGGCTGCACGATCCCACCCACGTGCGCTGTTACTCCTCCGCGGAGTGGCGCGCGATGTGCGAGGGCGCCGGGTTGGAGGTGCTGGAGGTGCGCGATCCCATCTACGACGCCGTCCGCGGCCGATCCATGGGCGAGTGGGCCGCGCGCGCCCACTGTGACGCCTCGGTGGTGGGCCGGCTGCGCGACCTGATGGTGGACTCCCCGCCCCGCGTGCGCGAGGCCCTGCGCATCCGGGTGGAGCCCGACGACGTGTACTTCGACATGCCCCGCGTGGGCCTGGCCGCGCGGAAGAAGTGA
- a CDS encoding response regulator transcription factor, which produces MELAPLRVLIVDDEPLARARARRMLGEAGGVEIVGEAGSAAEARPLVESTRPDVMLLDIQMPGGDGFELLRSLGVRPAVVFVTAFDHYAVRAFEENAVDYLLKPFRAERLAEALRRARADLGRPAELERRLTALLEGLRRPAADTCLERFTVRVATRQVILAAAAIRWFGAEDKLVFAATECGRHYVNFTLDQLERRLDPKRFTRVHRGAIVNLDHVAALRPGFAGTWRIELKGGGDEVPVSRQRAKALRERLGA; this is translated from the coding sequence GCCGCTGGCCCGCGCGCGCGCCCGGCGCATGCTGGGAGAGGCCGGCGGCGTGGAGATCGTCGGCGAGGCCGGATCCGCCGCGGAAGCCCGTCCGCTGGTGGAATCCACGCGCCCCGACGTGATGCTCCTCGACATCCAGATGCCCGGCGGCGACGGGTTCGAGCTGCTGCGCTCCCTGGGGGTGCGCCCCGCGGTGGTGTTCGTCACCGCGTTCGACCACTACGCGGTTCGCGCGTTCGAGGAGAACGCCGTGGACTACCTGCTGAAGCCGTTTCGCGCGGAGCGCCTGGCGGAGGCGCTGCGGCGGGCCCGGGCCGACCTGGGCCGGCCCGCGGAACTGGAGCGCCGGCTCACCGCGCTGCTGGAGGGGCTGCGCCGGCCCGCCGCCGACACCTGCCTGGAGCGGTTCACGGTGCGGGTGGCCACGCGCCAGGTGATCCTGGCTGCTGCCGCGATCCGGTGGTTCGGCGCGGAGGACAAGCTGGTGTTCGCGGCCACGGAGTGCGGCCGGCACTACGTGAACTTCACCCTGGACCAGCTGGAGCGGCGGCTCGACCCGAAGCGGTTCACGCGGGTGCACCGCGGCGCGATCGTCAACCTGGATCACGTCGCGGCGCTGCGCCCGGGGTTCGCGGGCACCTGGCGGATCGAGCTCAAGGGCGGGGGCGACGAGGTGCCGGTCAGCCGCCAGCGGGCGAAGGCGTTGCGGGAGCGGCTGGGGGCCTGA
- the moeB gene encoding molybdopterin-synthase adenylyltransferase MoeB, with protein MSTDPTLPPLLPGETRRYSRHLILPEVSEEGQRRLKAARVLLVGAGGLGSPLALYLAAAGVGTLGVVDSDAVDETNLHRQVLHGDADVGSPKTESASRAILRANPHVRVETHETRLTSANALEILAPYDVVADGSDNFPTRYLVNDACVLLGKPDVYGSVHRFEGQVSVFAAPGGPCYRCLYPEPPPPGLVPSCAEAGVLGVLPGTVGLLQATEVMKWLLGIGEPLVGRLLLYDALAVGFRELKLAKDPLCPVCGEQPTIRELVDYDAFCGGTGGGALEGFAAAASGAAPAVHHAGALDAHDPSITPRELQQRLDQDEDLLLLDVREPFEHRIGTLPGALCIPLQQLPSRLSEIDRARTVVVYCHHGLRSAAAVRFLRDAGFPSALNLSGGIDVWAVTVDPGMARY; from the coding sequence ATGTCCACCGACCCCACGCTTCCGCCGCTGCTGCCCGGGGAGACCCGCCGCTACAGCCGTCACCTGATCCTCCCCGAGGTCTCGGAGGAGGGCCAGCGCCGGCTCAAGGCCGCCCGCGTGCTGCTGGTGGGCGCCGGCGGGCTGGGCTCGCCGCTGGCGCTGTACCTGGCCGCCGCCGGCGTGGGCACGCTGGGAGTGGTGGACTCCGACGCCGTGGACGAAACCAACCTGCACCGCCAGGTGCTGCACGGCGACGCCGACGTGGGCTCGCCCAAGACCGAGTCCGCGAGCCGCGCCATCCTGCGCGCGAACCCCCACGTGCGCGTGGAGACCCACGAGACGCGCCTCACCTCCGCCAACGCCCTGGAGATCCTCGCGCCCTACGACGTGGTGGCCGATGGCAGCGACAACTTCCCCACGCGCTACCTGGTCAACGACGCCTGCGTGCTGCTCGGCAAGCCCGACGTGTACGGGAGCGTCCACCGCTTCGAGGGCCAGGTCAGCGTGTTCGCGGCCCCGGGCGGCCCATGCTACCGCTGCCTCTACCCCGAACCGCCGCCCCCGGGCCTGGTCCCCAGCTGTGCCGAGGCCGGCGTGCTGGGCGTGCTGCCCGGCACGGTGGGCCTGCTGCAGGCCACCGAGGTGATGAAGTGGCTGCTGGGCATCGGCGAGCCGCTGGTGGGCCGGTTGCTGCTTTACGACGCGCTGGCGGTGGGCTTCCGGGAACTGAAGCTGGCGAAGGACCCGCTCTGCCCGGTGTGTGGCGAGCAGCCTACGATCCGTGAGCTGGTGGACTACGACGCGTTTTGCGGTGGCACGGGCGGAGGCGCGCTGGAGGGATTCGCCGCGGCGGCGTCCGGCGCGGCCCCTGCAGTTCACCACGCCGGCGCGCTCGACGCCCACGACCCCTCGATCACGCCCCGCGAGCTGCAGCAGCGGCTCGATCAGGACGAGGATCTTCTGCTGCTGGACGTGCGCGAGCCCTTCGAGCACCGCATCGGCACGCTGCCCGGCGCGCTTTGCATCCCGCTGCAGCAGCTCCCGTCGCGCCTCTCCGAGATCGACCGGGCGCGCACCGTGGTGGTCTACTGTCACCACGGCCTGCGCAGCGCGGCGGCGGTCCGGTTCCTGCGCGACGCGGGCTTTCCCAGCGCCCTGAACCTGAGCGGCGGCATTGATGTGTGGGCGGTGACGGTGGACCCGGGGATGGCGCGGTACTAA
- a CDS encoding HDIG domain-containing protein: MPYPSREEALALLHEWTQGESLRRHGYCVEAAMRHYAAQRGAPVDEWGVTGLLHDFDYEKHPELPDHPCKGAEVLRSRGYPAEMVTAILGHAGQAPRETDMARVLYAVDELCGFLTACAYVQPSKKVADVKVSSVKKKFKDKAFARAVNREEIFRGAEELGVEMDAHIQAVLEALSANAGELGL; this comes from the coding sequence ATGCCCTACCCGTCCCGCGAAGAGGCCCTGGCGCTGCTGCACGAGTGGACCCAGGGCGAGAGCCTGCGCCGCCACGGCTACTGCGTGGAAGCCGCCATGCGCCACTACGCCGCGCAGCGCGGGGCGCCGGTGGACGAGTGGGGCGTGACCGGCCTGCTCCACGACTTCGACTACGAGAAGCACCCCGAGCTGCCCGATCACCCGTGCAAGGGCGCGGAAGTGCTGCGCTCGCGCGGCTATCCCGCGGAGATGGTGACCGCCATCCTGGGCCACGCCGGCCAGGCGCCGCGCGAGACCGACATGGCCCGGGTGCTGTACGCGGTGGACGAACTGTGCGGGTTCCTGACCGCCTGCGCCTACGTGCAGCCGTCGAAGAAGGTGGCGGACGTGAAGGTGTCCTCGGTGAAGAAGAAGTTCAAGGACAAGGCGTTCGCGCGGGCGGTGAACCGGGAGGAGATCTTCAGGGGCGCCGAGGAGCTGGGCGTGGAAATGGACGCGCACATCCAGGCGGTGCTCGAGGCGCTCTCGGCGAACGCCGGGGAACTGGGGCTTTGA